In Oryza sativa Japonica Group chromosome 3, ASM3414082v1, one DNA window encodes the following:
- the LOC4333280 gene encoding purple acid phosphatase 18 gives MEERAGARRRPPMAVPPLLLFLLLLSSFSSCAAAASGAPVGEDYVRPPAAARRCGLHHRKALLSLFPWSKKKDSSSASDPQQVHISLAGEKHMRVTFVTDDNSVPSVVDYGTEAGTYTSTSQGESTSYSYLMYSSGKIHHVVIGPLNDNTVYYYRCGGHGPEFQFKTPPSQFPLSLAVVGDLGQTSWTTSTLNHIKQCAHDMLLLPGDLSYADYMQHLWDSFGTLVEPLASTRPWMVTEGNHEKERIPFFKSGFQSYNARWKMPYEESESTSNLYYSFKVAGVHAIMLGSYTDYDESSDQYAWLKADLAKVDRKRTPWLIVLLHAPWYNSNWAHQGEGDSMMAAMEPLLYAAHVDMVIAGHVHAYERAERVYKGGLDPCGAVHITIGDGGNREGLAHRYRNPKPAWSVFREASFGHGELKIVNATHAHWTWHRNDDEEPVRTDDVWITSLAGSGCIQDGSHEYRKILMSP, from the exons ATGGAGGAGCGAGCCGGAGCGCGCAGGAGGCCTCCCATGGCCGTGCCTCcgcttctcctcttcctcctgctGCTCTCCTCGTTCTCCtcctgtgccgccgccgcttccggggCTCCCGTGGGCGAGGACTACGTCCggccgcccgcggcggcgcggcgctgcggCCTCCACCACCGGAAGGCCCTCCTCAGCCTCTTCCCGTGGAGCAAGAAGAAGGACTCCTCTTCCGCCTCCGATCCGCAGCAG GTGCACATTTCACTAGCTGGAGAAAAGCACATGAGAGTTACATTTGTCACTGATGATAACTCCGTCCCTTCAGTTGTAGACTATGGAACTGAAGCAGGCACATACACATCAACGTCTCAAGGAGAAAGCACATCATACAGCTACTTAATGTATAGTTCAGGAAAGATCCATCATGTTGTTATTGGGCCCCTTAATGACAACACAGTTTACTACTACCGTTGTGGAGGACATGGTCCGGAATTCCAGTTTAAGACACCACCCTCCCAATTTCCCTTGTCATTGGCTGTTGTAGGTGATCTGGGGCAGACCAGTTGGACAACTTCGACACTTAATCACATTAAGCAGTGTGCACATGATATGCTTTTACTCCCTGGTGATCTCTCTTATGCGGATTATATGCAACATTTGTGGGATTCTTTTGGTACATTGGTGGAGCCACTTGCTAGCACCAGGCCCTGGATGGTGACAGAAGGAAATCATGAGAAGGAAAGGATACCGTTTTTTAAGTCTGGATTTCAATCATACAATGCACGATGGAAGATGCCTTATGAAGAGAGCGAATCCACATCAAATCTCTACTACTCCTTCAAAGTTGCAGGGGTGCATGCTATAATGTTAGGTTCTTATACAGATTATGATGAAAGTTCAGATCAGTACGCTTGGCTTAAG GCTGATCTAGCTAAGGTTGACAGGAAAAGGACGCCATGGCTCATCGTATTGTTGCATGCACCATGGTATAATAGCAATTGGGCTCATCAAGGCGAAGGTGACAGTATGATGGCTGCAATGGAGCCTTTGCTCTATGCTGCTCATGTGGATATGGTAATCGCAGGTCATGTGCATGCTTATGAACGTGCG GAGCGAGTCTACAAGGGGGGACTTGATCCTTGTGGGGCTGTTCACATAACAATTGGGGATGGTGGAAACAGGGAAGGCTTGGCCCACAG GTACCGCAATCCGAAACCAGCTTGGTCAGTCTTCCGGGAAGCAAGCTTTGGGCATGGTGAACTAAAAATAGTAAATGCCACGCATGCTCACTGGACTTGGCACAGAAATGATGACGAAGAACCAGTGAGAACGGATGATGTGTGGATAACGTCGCTGGCTGGTTCCGGGTGCATCCAGGACGGTAGTCATGAGTACAGGAAAATTCTGATGTCCCCTTAA
- the LOC4333281 gene encoding uncharacterized protein, whose product MGPDRLPFGLGFDRVQASGGYRCSEQYEWQRLALRQREAAREKPHCGATLNYPLLSHRRDRIEDSVAATEIPHQFRGHDLLHSHGKTLNDRSCSHSFREEETKDLVSSSHDDAETEKNFAIWDQPLDRTGLLESKRHRRSSSPRYCMKSYPFGNKIDGYHGEGRACPRDSSKWGNHSLSPDHAPTSCLRTEGEVPSLNRVSEYAKGADGHMRTTERLGDFFSSNQGSCTQNRSYQEVQRLPTEVNFPNAHFSAIDKARHRSYMEKFQTCKKHQGTCSKDLMFNISDHSLVGRTCHRFEVGRAHTSKAFDEFHAFHHEQLHQSPRDNFRDQLGSSRNFRNVHKGKMSRRQCTKHDLKKKNSNVAFHSTYGRNSDRKWHGNHLDGHRAKRNMPSENQSKESCYPNMKDWQSYSHGDVRQSGDNQEGNTKKIKKGGQNGEKGNYHRNNNIPTVVCSGSKSNENSGLLSPKCRSKTIMSSNGPKQSEGSENIKLESDKKPSLVVCTKKTEDMKSDEVSNGKLQDAPVTYVENGVKESDNASPSELLRDCLIIWRRLKKDNCAEAENVKKTNTNRTVQTSKVSVSERLRNGRPSSGFDDENSSTSGSASVSSESDDESNSPSEDSKQCRGVMSSSEAQKCSKGRTERESEEPFKSLSGDNRMKSPQNTIAEKGLMFYQDVPPETNPSEVMQQKEQDDLSCCWNGCSDTSTKPVADSHPESSVHQKFSQQGAIEGHSNARSRHELVVGCDIENTLEADGAKSGEQSTVPELLDKKAAVLCSMDDDSVKVVNVSACSNQDSDTTPCGVTKLDKGTANKFLEKPVNLSTGSNFRVIQWGAVDCNIVRIKQENSQHADSEQDTHHKESGEPSQALKVASNQQIPHQFDSDRDNPCTTRQADWDSCSSIPDLNCLPNMNTDDELEPVENVTFQVNEDGTNPQNNIKSLSASSCKPTLQKEQSKQPEPIELTGGICERKDGNRFQSPNSHSGPSQQSIVEESSMSIDVFKCNLCEFIKNIIKPLWEDGLLSREVHKIIVRKAVEKVTTVLGSKVPLTEIDACRFLLEESQNLEKLVQGYLDLYVGREVLKKKHDR is encoded by the exons ATGGGTCCGGACAGACTGCCATTTGGACTTGGTTTTGATAGAGTACAAGCATCAGGGGGATATAGATGCTCTGAGCAGTATGAATGGCAACGTTTGGCCCTTCGTCAAAGAGAAGCAGCAAGGGAGAAACCCCACTGTGGTGCAACCCTGAATTACCCTTTGCTTTCACATCGCAG AGACAGGATAGAAGATTCTGTTGCTGCTACAGAAATTCCACATCAGTTTAGAGGACATGATTTGCTGCATAGTCATGGCAAAACTTTGAATGATAGAAGTTGTAGCCATTCTTTTAGGGAGGAAGAAACTAAGGATCTTGTGTCCTCCTCACATGATGATGCTGAAACTGAGAAGAATTTTGCTATATGGGACCAACCTCTTGATCGAACTGGACTCCTGGAGTCAAAGCGACACAGGCGCAGCTCCTCCCctagatattgtatgaagag TTATCCCTTTGGAAATAAGATTGATGGATATCATGGTGAAGGTCGTGCTTGTCCTCGCGATTCATCAAAATGGGGCAACCATAGTCTTTCTCCTGATCATGCTCCGACAAGTTGTCTAAG GACTGAGGGAGAAGTTCCTTCCCTCAATCGTGTGTCTGAGTATGCAAAAGGTGCAGATGGACATATGCGTACAACAGAAAGACTTGGGGACTTCTTTTCATCTAATCAGGGGAGTTGCACACAAAATAGAAGTTATCAAGAAGTTCAACGTCTGCCAACTGAAGTTAACTTCCCAAATGCCCATTTCTCAGCGATAGATAAAGCAAGGCATCGATCTTACATGGAAAAGTTCCAGACTTGCAAGAAGCATCAGGGCACCTGTTCAAAAGATTTGATGTTTAATATTTCTGATCACTCCTTGGTTGGTCGAACATGTCATAGGTTTGAAGTAGGGAGAGCTCACACCAGTAAGGCATTTGATGAATTTCATGCATTCCATCATGAGCAACTTCACCAATCTCCACGTGATAATTTTAGGGACCAATTGGGTAGCAGTCGAAATTTCAGGAATGTTCATAAAGGAAAGATGTCAAGAAGGCAATGCACAAAACATGATCTCAAGAAAAAGAATTCCAATGTTGCTTTTCATAGTACGTATGGGAGAAACAGTGACCGGAAATGGCATGGCAATCATCTGGATGGACATAGAGCTAAGAGGAATATGCCTTCTGAAAATCAGTCTAAAGAATCCTGCTATCCGAACATGAAGGATTGGCAATCATATTCTCATGGTGATGTACGCCAGAGTGGTGATAATCAGGAGGGAAATaccaaaaaaatcaagaaagGAGGTCAAAATGGAGAAAAAGGGAACTATCATCGAAACAACAATATTCCAACTGTTGTATGTAGTGGCTCAAAGTCTAATGAGAATTCAGGTTTGTTAAGTCCTAAGTGTAGAAGTAAAACCATTATGTCATCAAATGGACCAAAACAAAGTGAAGGAAGTGAGAACATTAAGTTAGAGTCTGATAAGAAGCCTAGTTTGGTTGTTTGCACAAAAAAAACAGAAGACATGAAGAGTGATGAGGTTTCGAATGGTAAACTACAAGATGCTCCAGTCACCTATGTGGAGAATGGTGTGAAAGAATCAGATAATGCTTCTCCGTCTGAACTACTTCGTGATTGTTTGATTATATGGAGAAGATTGAAGAAAGATAATTGTGCTGAAgctgaaaatgtaaaaaaaaccaATACAAATCGGACAGTGCAAACAAGCAAGGTATCTGTGAGCGAAAGATTGAGAAATGGAAGACCTAGCTCAGGATTTGATGATGAAAACAGCAGCACATCAGGGAGTGCTTCTGTTAGCTCAGAAAGCGATGATGAAAGTAATAGTCCATCTGAGGACTCCAAACAATGTAGAGGTGTAATGTCATCCAGTGAAGCACAAAAGTGTAGCAAAGGAAGAACTGAGAGAGAGTCAGAGGAACCCTTCAAATCCCTTAGTGGCGACAATCGCATGAAAAGCCCACAAAATACAATAGCTGAGAAAGGACTAATGTTTTATCAGGATGTTCCACCAGAAACAAATCCTAGTGAAGTTATGCAGCAGAAAGAACAAGATGACCTTTCATGTTGTTGGAATGGCTGTTCTGATACTAGCACGAAACCAGTTGCTGATTCTCATCCGGAAAGTAGTGTGCATCAGAAGTTTTCTCAGCAGGGAGCAATTGAAGGTCATTCCAACGCAAGGAGCAGACATGAATTGGTTGTTGGCTGTGACATTGAAAATACACTGGAAGCTGATGGTGCCAAATCAGGTGAGCAATCAACTGTTCCGGAATTGCTGGACAAAAAAGCTGCTGTTCTTTGCTCAATGGATGATGATAGTGTGAAGGTAGTAAATGTGTCAGCGTGTTCAAATCAGGACAGTGACACTACTCCGTGCGGTGTGACAAAATTGGATAAAGGAACTGCAAACAAGTTCCTAGAGAAGCCTGTCAATCTTTCCACAGGAAGTAACTTTAGAGTCATCCAATGGGGCGCCGTGGATTGCAACATTGTGAGAATCAAACAAGAGAATTCACAACATGCAGACTCTGAACAGGATACACATCATAAAGAGAGTGGGGAACCATCACAAGCTCTCAAAGTGGCATCAAACCAACAAATACCCCATCAGTTTGATTCTGACAGAGATAATCCTTGTACTACTAGACAAGCTGATTGGGATTCATGTTCCTCGATACCAGACTTAAATTGCTTGCCTAATATGAATACAGATGATGAGCTAGAGCCAGTTGAGAATGTGACTTTTCAGGTAAATGAGGATGGTACAAATCCCCAGAATAATATCAAGAGTCTTTCAGCTTCCTCTTGTAAGCCCACTCTGCAGAAAGAACAGTCTAAGCAACCTGAGCCAATTGAACTTACTGGAGGAATTTGCGAAAGGAAAGATGGAAATAGGTTCCAGTCACCTAATTCACATAGTGGACCATCTCAGCAAAGCATAGTTGAAGAAAGTAGCATGTCCATTGATGTATTCAAGTGTAACCTCTGTGAATTCATAAAAAATATCATAAAGCCATTGTGGGAAGATGGGCTGTTATCCCGGGAAGTCCACAAAATTATAGTGAGGAAGGCTGTGGAAAAAGTGACCACCGTGTTGGGCTCAAAGGTCCCTCTGACAGAGATAGATGCCTGTAGATTTTTGTTAGAAGAATCTCAGAATCTAGAGAAACTCGTTCAG GGTTACTTAGATTTATACGTGGGAAGGGAAGTTCTTAAAAAGAAGCACGACCGATAA